A single region of the Glycine max cultivar Williams 82 chromosome 20, Glycine_max_v4.0, whole genome shotgun sequence genome encodes:
- the WNK8 gene encoding with no lysine kinase 8, which translates to MATFHVVEKDPTSRYARYDELLGKGAFKTVYKAFDEVDGIEVAWNRIGVEDVVQTPQQLGKLYSEVHLLKSLKHDNVIKLYNSWVDDTAGTINMITELFTSGSLRQYRKKHKNVDMKAIKNWARQILRGLCFLHSQSPPIVHRDLKCDNIFVNGNSGLVKIGDLGLAIVMQQPTARSVIGTPEFMAPELYEEEYNELVDIYSFGMCILEMVTCEYPYSECKNPAQIYKKVTSGIKPAALAKVNDPEVKQFIEKCLVPASMRLSASELLKDPFLATENTKEINHDTLQLPNPHIKLVNLPKCEPHPMEIDSYSRRTSPGSSMGRIEETSQVSFFDLVRMTDNNKLMLRGEKNAESTISLTLRIPDACGGARNIHFPFYMDSDTAISIAEEMVEHLELTNEDVSVIAELINDMIAKLVPNSKPLCEKLSSETNLLYRPSSEVQNGEQFNCHWPLQSSDYDMKAMYKDLVHSRPVDGDDQEKQESVMSDISAACGITIASDSKVVEPDIFIFDEFWEGFFNSTSDIRFCGQEDGHKNQSENSVGSLINSCCCPFKNFDMSSICSLTLADKDPSEGLRLDIEAIDTYFDRRFLELEMMRQEAIKSAKRRRHYEEEHTCYVMH; encoded by the exons ATGGCCACTTTCCACGTTGTTGAGAAAGATCCAACCTCCAGATACGCGCGG TACGATGAATTGTTGGGGAAAGGAGCCTTCAAGACTGT ATACAAAGCGTTTGACGAAGTAGACGGAATCGAAGTTGCGTGGAACAGGATAGGCGTTGAGGACGTTGTGCAGACGCCGCAGCAGCTGGGAAAATTGTACTCGGAGGTTCACCTGCTCAAGTCCTTGAAACACGACAATGTCATCAAGTTGTATAATTCTTGGGTCGATGATACCGCCGGCACCATCAACATGATCACAGAATTGTTCACCTCCGGAAGTTTGAGGCA GTACCGGAAAAAGCATAAGAATGTGGATATGAAAGCCATCAAGAACTGGGCACGGCAGATTCTTCGCGGCTTGTGCTTTTTGCACAGTCAAAGTCCTCCTATTGTTCATAGGGACCTGAAATGCGATAATATTTTTGTCAATGGAAATAGTGGACTGGTTAAGATTGGAGATCTTGGATTGGCAATTGTCATGCAGCAGCCTACTGCTCGGAGTGTCATCG GTACACCGGAGTTCATGGCCCCAGAGCTTTATGAGGAGGAATACAATGAACTTGTTGACATATATtcctttggcatgtgcatcttAGAAATGGTTACCTGTGAGTACCCGTACAGTGAATGTAAAAATCCTGCACAGATATATAAGAAAGTTACCTCT GGTATAAAGCCTGCCGCCCTTGCTAAAGTAAATGATCCTGAAGTGAAGCAATTCATAGAGAAGTGTCTAGTTCCAGCATCTATGAGATTGTCTGCATCTGAACTTCTGAAAGATCCATTCCTTGCAACTGAAAACACAAAGGAGATCAATCATGATACGCTGCAGCTGCCTAATCCTCACATCAAATTGGTGAATCTACCAAAATGCGAGCCTCATCCCATGGAGATAGATTCATACTCCAGGCGTACTTCACCTGGCTCCTCCATGGGAAGAATTGAAGAAACTTCTCAAGTTTCATTTTTTGATCTTGTGAGGATGACTGACAATAACAAATTGATGCTAAGAGGGGAGAAAAATGCTGAAAGTACAATTTCACTTACGCTGAGAATTCCAGATGCTTGTG GTGGAGCAAGGAATATCCATTTCCCATTCTATATGGATTCTGATACAGCAATTTCCATTGCTGAGGAGATGGTGGAACATCTGGAACTCACAAATGAGGATGTATCTGTCATTGCAGAGCTAATAAACGACATGATTGCTAAGCTTGTCCCCAACTCGAAACCCTTATGTGAGAAACTCTCATCCGAAACAAATCTATTGTACAGGCCTTCTTCGGAAGTTCAGAATGGTGAACAATTCAATTGCCACTGGCCATTACAATCAAGTGATTATGATATGAAGGCAATGTATAAGGATCTAGTTCATTCACGGCCTGTGGATGGGGATGATCAGGAGAAACAAGAATCTGTTATGTCAGATATATCAGCAGCGTGTGGGATTACAATTGCCTCAGATTCTAAAGTTGTAGAGCccgatatttttatttttgatgagTTCTGGGAGGGGTTCTTCAATTCCACTTCAGATATCAGGTTTTGTGGGCAAGAGGATGGACACAAGAATCAATCAGAGAACTCCGTAGGCTCTTTAATCAATTCATGTTGCTGCCCATTCAAAAACTTTGACATGTCAAGTATATGTTCTCTTACTCTAGCTGACAAAGATCCTTCAGAAGGGCTGCGGTTGGATATTGAAGCAATAGATACATACTTTGACCGACGCTTTCTTGAGCTTGAGATGATGAGGCAGGAAGCCATAAAAAGTGCAAAGAGGAGGAGACATTACGAGGAAGAACATACCTGTTATGTGATGCATTAG